In Metopolophium dirhodum isolate CAU chromosome 9, ASM1992520v1, whole genome shotgun sequence, the genomic window ttttgatttaagcgaagtgtatttgaatgtgtatgataataatagtagaaattgtacttaccaacgtaGAGAGTTAGctataaaatcgtaaaaagtttcaatagtaatatgtattaatttattataaaaagtaaaataagtcattttaaataaccactataaaactatatatatacatccccaatcggaaggtacaaattgtttccGCCAGATCGCGTTTTGTTAATTTGCTTCCCCAATCTATGTTCTGTGGTATAATATGGTACACTGGCTGCTTGAATGCTTGATGCATTGATAGTTGATACCAATGCCATACTCTTTTTACTACAACTAAAGTACGTTACGGTAAATGGTGCTGAGTGAAAGTAAAGTTCTGACTATTTTACAGATTGAGTTaccttaattattaatattatattcatgtattAGGCATTGGCCATTGCCCAtaagtgtattaaatataatgccAAATTTGTGAATGGAAATTTGTTGACTCGGATGTCCATAGTCTTCTGTTCAACATTAATTGCCAGAAATTTTAATTCAGTTATCACCATATTCACCGACCTGTATTAAAGTGAGTATTCATCTAttcatacctatataggtttaaataatatcaagaaTCGATGTTCTGAAAAGTTTGATCGCTCATTGAGATGTTGTCGGTCACAAAAATTGTGTTACAATGTGCCCATTACTCTTCATCGATCCCAAAAGCAATGACatcttataaatattgtatttatataatttaaactaagaTCAATATCAATCTGGATGGCTTATTTACAGTAACATTTGATACCTTGTAGgtcatttttcttatactttAGATTccaaagaacatttttaaaaatatatttttttattggatttgtGTGTACAGCTGTTTTGTGCGTCATACATTTTACAGACATAACACCAATTTATACTGAAACATAAGCTAAATGGGCTTAACTACAATTGTGAATGCATTTTTTGTCAGATTTGATTGGCTTAGGGCCAGTCGTACCATTTCTAATTAAAGTTATCCGAAGTTTAATCGGCCGATTTTGGCTGGTTATAAAATCTGTTATTAGCTGATTAAGCATAATTGAAGTGTAACCGTAGACAGTACAACTGGCCCTTAGGCCCATTTCATAGACACATCTATGGTACGCACTATTTTCAATTAACATTGTTCGTTtataatgtcaaaaatatgaaatatgaaattaaaagtgtatacagtcattcaaaaaaataaacataagaaatgataacaaataaaatatcacttatttttttttaaaaatgttgttttctaATGACttacttatacctataaaaaaaaatattaaaacagaaAATGTATGTTACCTTCAAAAGAATCTTcctgtacctataattatttatattattattgaaaatatcatgtttcatgagtaataaataattttaatttcaacatttttagatttatgcTAGTTAAGTAGTTACCTAACCCTGTCCTAACcagctatttataatttaaaccagTAAACACCATTGAGTAGATAATATGGGAAATATCTATCcaacaaaaatacctatataattattatcattaaaatgtgttaagtatccccaagtttttttaattacttatatctattaggtatatgcattgataattaattattttattacttatgatTATTGGAAAAACATCGTACACATTAGTTAATATCAAAAATcattctgtatattttattagtaatatacctattaatttaattttgtttgttaatgaaaaattatttattttattggattaaaCACTGTTCTAGTGTCAATAAGTTAACTGAAGACAATtcataaatttatcaaaaattcaTTAGAGTTTTTCCAATTGGTATTTTctctttcaaaaatatatattcgtgGTTAAGGGTCGtccttacaatgtccggttaaagttaactgACACTTAACCGGCCAAATTCTGctggtaataaaatctgttatctgttggttagcgttaaccgacacttaccggacattgtaagaacggccctattCCAATTATATCACTTAAGTGGACGCTACATCCGCATgcgttgtctctgtcttacaaatatataacatagCTGGACAACTATGCTCCctttgtatttatagtagaattacctaAATTCCTCAACACATaaggaagaactttatctgtgttgtagctttttttgtttttttgatagcacttaccaataatttttaataattaaacaaaaaaaacttaatgttCTCAAACTAATAACTTTagttgtatttatgttatctaactaataaaaacattataacacagataaagttcttccctatgcgttgtggaattttggtaagtctactataaatacagagcGATTCTTACATAGTTGTCCCGCGCTAAACAGTTTttgtgcatttgtaagacggatacaacgcatgtgggtgtagcgtcctcttaagttatattaacatatttaataaataatttaacttattgtCTGTTTTTTTTCCAGCTGCTGTAATTTTGCTGCCcactattcatttaaaattatcctTTATGTTAAATTTGTGTTATGGGTTTCTTCAATTCATtaaggaatataaaaaaatggttcACTGACAAGGCTGGATTTTCTGGACATAGAGGACCAATAAAACGTAAACATGAAGAATGTGAACCTATAAACAATAAAAGAGCACGTATGGATGATAGCCTGGTAGAAATTGTTGAAATCAGCGATGAATCACTATCTGAAACCGATGAGGTGGAAATCACTGAACCTGGGCCATCCACTGTACCACTCAGAGCCAGTCCACCTGTTATGCTCATTGAGGGTAGACAACATACAAGGAGAACTATGTCACCAGTTAGGACAATAGATCTAAATGAATGTAACGGTGATGATgtcaaaatgaaaattattcgaTCATATAGTTTATCAAATCCACAACTTATAAGTAACCGGAATGCTAGTACCAAGGCTATCCGAGAAGAAAGATCTTCAATTAGaggtgaaaaaaatgttatatatgaattttatattattttataattaataacattttaatccacaggaacaaaacaattaagtttGAGTATGGAAGGTGGATTTTctgcattaaaaattaatgacacATCAAATAACGCTGACCCAAATAAATCATTTGCAATGGTTTTAAAACATTATGTAGCGCCAAAACCAGaaactaacattttattagatTCTAGTTCTAGATCGCCAATGAGTAatcataaagaaaatattttaaatcaatctaAATTATCTCAAACATCTGGTAAAGAAAATTTAGACATTCCTGAATTAAGTCTTCATAAGAATAGAATTATCAAGAAAGAGTTGTTTTATGAACGTATATTAAGAAAGTTTAAGGAGAAACAAGCAGCTGCCATTTTAACTTCTGCTACAACAACCCAACTAAAATCACCCGACGatatttttcaagaaaaattaGAATTGATGAAAAAAGAACTAGACAAAATTGAACcacaaaagaaaaatgaaatttttccTGGTTATTCTAAAGAAATAGCTGAATCGATTGCATTTCAAATGTCTAGTTCGTTAAATGAGTACATTGTTCaagggaaaaatattaaaaaaatggatttaaaaactatttataatccTACTGCTTGGTTAAATGATGaagttataaatcattatttgggTATGATTGTTGACCGTGATCCAACTAACATTCACACATTTGATACATTCTTTTATTCTAAATTATCgtaagttatataatttataattcactaatatttaatttgttttttacttttatattaattatttatatagatcaCAAGGATATCAATCTGTTCGTCGGTGGTCaagaaaaaaagatatatttgcatgtaaaaaaatgttcagtcCTATTCACCTGGGTAACCATTGGTGTCTTATATGTGTAAACTTCATTGAAAAAaccgtaaaatattatgatagtttagGCGGTAAAAATTCtaactgtttaaatataatatttaattatctaaaACAAGAGTACGAGAATAAGAAGAATGAGAAGTTTGACAGTAGTGGATGGCAAATAATGGACGCTGAGGATTgtccaaaacaaaaaaatggttaTGATTGCGGGGTGTTTACTTGTGTCAATGCAGAGTACCTATCTCGTGATGCAAAACTAGATTTTGTTCAAGATGATATGCCCAAATTAAGGAGTAGGATATGTTATGAGATCTTAAACAATcgtttatgttattaaaattaaactaaatcaTTTGTTTCCTATAATAttgagttaattttattttcatttttttcaagttctatagagtattacataatatgttggtgaatataataaacattgacAAGAGGAATAACATTCCTTAATTGTCTAAttagatttcataattttaataaaaatgctagcctaaatatgaaaaaaaaatatttgttaatactgtatttatgtatgtaattatatattaaaacaattataccaTGAAATTGAACTCACTTCCTATTATGTAGAATAATTCATGTTAACATTTAActgaataaaattagaaatactGTTCATGAATCTTTAAaatcaaagttaaaattattactttaggcatacaattaattaatttaaaggctgaataattcaataaatataatgtagtgtttatattgtatttaaatattatgatttgatatattattctgtttaaaatcttgtttttatttcagtACATGATCTAAACATTCTAGCTatgcagaattttttttttatttgaatgttaatacataaaatacatctatttattgaatacaatttatctattttttacattaattgaaCATTATTTCACCAAAGTATTCatcaaattgttaatatttttatcatacattcaaaattgtttaaattgtaaatgttttacACTATAATGTgaaatactacaggattttaaaaaatttttaaaaagtaaataggtaatgtaaatacatttataatttatatctcacaattttatttcatatacgtATAGATTgtcttttttaatatattgttgactAAATTGGTATGGTAttgtgttaattatatttattcataaaacatttgaattatttaaaggtattgttatataatgtattgtagcttttctcaatattatttcatattttcatacaaGTTCCTAATAAAAaacgtattcattttttttttataattttataagttattattttattattatcaatacaattgacttgttttatatataagtattatgaaaaaaatattgtggatttacactcaattgtttaattaattttcacctATCAGTCATTAGTcatatagaaaatgtaaatataaatgttcagagaaaatgtatttaccataattttttttagagatcAAAAAATTACCGATTGTTTCGCAAACCGATTTTCTGACTTTTTGAAGACTTGGGaatcttaaacattttgaatttatatacttattacttagtaTTATATATGCTGAAAGACCGTGTTCGCTAAGAATCGTATTTCGTATGCACTATGCAATGACGAATGaccaatgatttatcatttaatttaaatgtaatcgAAGAGTCTCGCTAGAGACTCCTTTCTGTGCATAAGTAACACCGATAAGAAACAGCACACCGACAACCGATAGCGAGACTATTATACATTAAGTTTCGTTTCGGCGCTCGGACCTCTCACTCGCACGCGTTGGTTGAATGCAGAGTGCGAGAGAGACAGAGCTAAAAACTGCAGTTTTGTGAGTCTTTTTCTTTCGTCCGTCATACAGCGAGATGCGGCCGCCCAAACTTCCCCTTCCAACGCCGCGCCGTAGCAACCGCCACGCGCCGGCCGCTACCGTACCGCGAACCTCACCCACAACAACAGCTAGCTAGTCTTCTATTCTATTCTATTCTATGGCTATTCTATTGTCTATTCACTCTGCGAACGCCGTGGAACATACTACGATTTGTAAATTTTGCtgttacaataagtataatttttttgtcacaaattcgtatgattattatatgatactttACATAACCTTTGCATTGTATGTTCTTGTAAAAATGTCCAAGAATTTCA contains:
- the LOC132952684 gene encoding sentrin-specific protease 1-like translates to MGFFNSLRNIKKWFTDKAGFSGHRGPIKRKHEECEPINNKRARMDDSLVEIVEISDESLSETDEVEITEPGPSTVPLRASPPVMLIEGRQHTRRTMSPVRTIDLNECNGDDVKMKIIRSYSLSNPQLISNRNASTKAIREERSSIRGTKQLSLSMEGGFSALKINDTSNNADPNKSFAMVLKHYVAPKPETNILLDSSSRSPMSNHKENILNQSKLSQTSGKENLDIPELSLHKNRIIKKELFYERILRKFKEKQAAAILTSATTTQLKSPDDIFQEKLELMKKELDKIEPQKKNEIFPGYSKEIAESIAFQMSSSLNEYIVQGKNIKKMDLKTIYNPTAWLNDEVINHYLGMIVDRDPTNIHTFDTFFYSKLSSQGYQSVRRWSRKKDIFACKKMFSPIHLGNHWCLICVNFIEKTVKYYDSLGGKNSNCLNIIFNYLKQEYENKKNEKFDSSGWQIMDAEDCPKQKNGYDCGVFTCVNAEYLSRDAKLDFVQDDMPKLRSRICYEILNNRLCY